The following proteins are encoded in a genomic region of Neomicrococcus aestuarii:
- a CDS encoding DLW-39 family protein — protein sequence MKKFLMVLIAAASVFGYSKYKESEAEKTKWNEATDTLDTNGKKF from the coding sequence ATGAAGAAGTTCTTGATGGTCCTGATCGCAGCAGCCTCCGTTTTCGGGTACAGCAAGTACAAGGAATCAGAAGCTGAGAAGACTAAATGGAATGAAGCCACGGACACGTTGGACACGAACGGCAAAAAATTCTGA